A stretch of the Nosocomiicoccus ampullae genome encodes the following:
- the dapB gene encoding 4-hydroxy-tetrahydrodipicolinate reductase: MNILIVGITGQMGQVLVKTIEDSNHTVAAGIGHSNEDHIYDDFNDVTENIDVIIDFSSPDLLSPLLDFATTKKIPVVIATTGIDSMEEINKASKETPIVYAGNYSLGINILEKLAETVSRTLQNFDIEITETHHNKKKDAPSGTAHMLFDAVNNGRDNTLSANYGREGMAKRESNEVGIHALRGGTVVGTHTVTFFGEDEVLELTHTAYSKRIFAEGSLKAAEFIVTKTQGLYDVNDILEVNYNE; the protein is encoded by the coding sequence ATGAATATACTAATTGTTGGAATTACCGGTCAAATGGGACAAGTATTAGTTAAAACAATTGAGGATTCAAATCATACAGTTGCTGCTGGTATTGGTCATAGTAATGAAGATCATATATACGATGATTTTAACGATGTGACGGAAAACATTGATGTAATTATTGATTTTTCATCGCCTGATTTACTCTCTCCTCTACTCGATTTCGCAACAACTAAAAAGATTCCAGTCGTTATTGCAACGACTGGAATTGACAGTATGGAAGAGATCAATAAAGCATCAAAAGAAACTCCTATCGTTTATGCTGGTAACTATAGTCTCGGTATTAACATATTAGAAAAACTTGCTGAAACAGTGTCACGAACGTTACAAAATTTTGATATTGAAATTACCGAAACGCACCATAATAAAAAGAAAGATGCACCAAGTGGTACAGCTCACATGTTATTTGATGCGGTAAATAATGGTAGAGATAATACTTTATCAGCAAACTACGGTAGAGAGGGTATGGCAAAAAGAGAAAGTAATGAAGTCGGTATCCACGCCCTAAGAGGTGGTACAGTTGTCGGAACACATACCGTTACCTTCTTCGGTGAAGATGAAGTACTAGAACTAACACATACCGCATATTCTAAACGAATATTTGCTGAGGGTAGTTTAAAAGCTGCAGAATTTATCGTGACAAAAACTCAAGGATTATATGATGTAAATGACATTTTAGAGGTGAATTATAATGAGTAA
- the dapA gene encoding 4-hydroxy-tetrahydrodipicolinate synthase → MLFKGSGVAIITPFTNTGDIDFEALGELIEFQIKEGIDAIISIGTTGEAATLSKDEKLEVINFTIDKVNRRVPIIVGTGSNNTKDAVSFSKEVSELDIDGLLVVSPFYNKGTDTGLIEHFTEIANVSKVPVMLYSVPGRTGHNIPLNVVVELSKHKNICGIKDASGDLSYTMNIRNNTPDEFQIISGNDDLTVPMLAVGAEGVISVVANVFPKETSEMVHSFLNGDSKKSKELQLKLLPFIEAAFSEVSPVPIKYATHLLGFGTPELRLPLTVAEESVQQSIHQTLKNLNKL, encoded by the coding sequence ATGTTATTTAAAGGTTCAGGTGTAGCGATTATTACACCATTTACAAACACAGGTGACATTGATTTTGAAGCACTCGGTGAACTTATTGAATTTCAAATTAAAGAAGGAATCGATGCTATTATTTCAATCGGTACTACTGGTGAAGCAGCAACACTATCTAAAGATGAAAAACTTGAAGTCATTAATTTTACAATCGACAAAGTAAATCGACGTGTACCAATCATCGTCGGTACAGGAAGCAATAACACTAAAGACGCAGTCTCATTTAGTAAAGAAGTGTCAGAATTAGACATAGACGGACTTCTCGTCGTCTCCCCTTTCTATAATAAAGGGACAGACACTGGTTTAATTGAACACTTTACTGAGATCGCAAACGTCAGCAAGGTCCCTGTAATGCTCTACTCAGTTCCAGGACGTACAGGTCATAACATTCCACTAAACGTTGTTGTTGAATTATCTAAACATAAAAATATTTGTGGTATTAAAGATGCATCCGGTGATTTATCGTATACGATGAATATTAGAAATAATACACCTGATGAATTCCAAATTATCTCAGGAAATGATGATCTAACTGTGCCGATGCTAGCTGTCGGTGCTGAAGGAGTAATCTCAGTCGTTGCAAATGTTTTCCCGAAAGAAACGAGTGAGATGGTCCATAGTTTCTTAAACGGTGACTCTAAAAAATCAAAAGAGTTACAGCTAAAATTATTACCATTTATTGAAGCTGCATTTTCTGAAGTCAGTCCAGTACCAATTAAATACGCGACACATTTACTCGGGTTTGGTACACCAGAGTTAAGATTACCTCTTACAGTCGCAGAAGAAAGCGTACAGCAAAGCATCCATCAAACATTAAAAAATTTAAATAAATTATAA
- a CDS encoding aspartate kinase → MERLVMKFGGSSLKDLEKIKSASDIILEKSKTQQVVVVVSAMGDSTNELLDMAHALSTTPSKRELDMLVSTGENKSAALLAIHLNESGHPAVALTGFQAGFQSDGVHGKNKITDVNIERIENHLRQNEIVVVTGFQGINPLGDITTFGRGGSDTSAVALAVKLNAKCAIYTDVSGIYSIDPRIYNDAKKLNVVTYEELMEMAHLGTKVIEPRSVELAYKFNIPMEILLNDGKTKGTKVLEAYDMEDTKLTSVSKLDDVVLVIIHDTKDVNISNIFLELAKENVNVDIISHTRLNDRKEVTFTSEKSSVQETTAVLENLGLEYEIKDNLSKVSIVGTAMRSQVGIAAQVFELFVKEDIFFYEIATSEISISYVVDSSVADEVVIKLGKHFDL, encoded by the coding sequence ATGGAACGACTCGTCATGAAATTTGGAGGCTCGTCGCTAAAAGATTTAGAAAAGATAAAAAGTGCGAGTGACATCATACTAGAGAAAAGTAAAACGCAGCAAGTTGTTGTCGTCGTTTCAGCAATGGGAGACTCAACGAATGAATTATTAGATATGGCACATGCCCTATCTACGACACCGTCTAAACGTGAACTAGATATGCTCGTTTCAACTGGAGAAAACAAAAGTGCTGCACTCCTCGCGATTCACTTAAATGAATCAGGACACCCTGCTGTCGCGTTAACTGGATTTCAAGCTGGATTTCAAAGCGACGGTGTTCACGGTAAAAATAAAATTACTGACGTTAATATCGAACGTATAGAAAATCATTTAAGACAAAATGAAATCGTCGTCGTGACTGGATTCCAAGGTATAAATCCTTTAGGAGATATTACAACGTTTGGTCGCGGAGGATCGGATACGTCAGCTGTTGCCCTCGCTGTAAAATTAAATGCGAAATGTGCAATCTATACGGATGTTTCCGGCATTTACTCTATTGACCCGAGAATTTATAATGACGCAAAAAAATTAAACGTCGTCACATACGAAGAACTCATGGAAATGGCACATCTCGGCACAAAGGTCATTGAACCAAGAAGTGTTGAACTTGCATATAAATTTAATATACCGATGGAGATTTTATTAAACGACGGTAAAACAAAAGGCACAAAAGTACTGGAGGCTTATGATATGGAAGATACAAAACTAACAAGTGTCTCAAAATTAGATGACGTTGTACTCGTTATTATTCACGATACAAAAGACGTCAATATTTCAAATATCTTTTTAGAACTCGCTAAAGAAAACGTCAACGTAGATATTATTAGTCATACAAGATTAAACGATAGAAAAGAAGTCACATTTACGAGTGAAAAATCATCCGTTCAAGAAACAACGGCAGTTTTAGAAAACTTAGGACTTGAATATGAAATTAAAGATAACTTGTCAAAAGTCTCTATTGTCGGTACAGCAATGCGTAGTCAAGTCGGTATCGCCGCACAAGTATTTGAGCTATTCGTAAAAGAAGATATTTTTTTCTATGAAATCGCAACTTCAGAAATTAGTATTTCATATGTTGTAGATAGTAGTGTTGCTGATGAAGTCGTTATAAAACTTGGAAAACATTTTGATCTTTAG
- a CDS encoding PfkB family carbohydrate kinase — MNQREAEVLNLIKENPFISQSELSKKLGLTASSVSRIVAELVHKEFIQGQAYVLNEEFPIVCVGAANIDKKFFVHQTLIHGTSNPIDSAHSVGGVVRNIAENLGRLGQNVALITTRGDDAEWLKVKEASEAYINLDFTEIIEGKNTGAYTALINREGEMEYGFADMSIYDEFTPEVLIRQTYILKRAKCIVADLNVPKVTLEFLTAYAEKHDIKLVFIPVSGPKMNRLPDYLEPVDWLIVNRDETETEFNMEIKTDDDLIKGARLWNARGVSNVVVTNGSKSLAYSSNDYEKIYPIKQSTRVVDVTGAGDSFSSAVIYGWLNGYNIDDCIELGMVNSTKTIETDYTVRQDLSEQQLKLDLEAYKNESIN, encoded by the coding sequence TTGAATCAAAGAGAGGCTGAAGTATTAAATCTCATTAAAGAGAATCCGTTTATTTCTCAGTCGGAATTATCTAAAAAACTTGGGTTAACTGCTTCTAGTGTATCGAGAATTGTTGCTGAACTTGTACATAAGGAATTTATTCAAGGTCAAGCTTACGTTCTAAATGAAGAGTTCCCAATTGTTTGTGTCGGTGCAGCAAATATCGATAAGAAGTTTTTTGTTCATCAGACACTCATTCATGGGACATCTAATCCGATTGACTCAGCACACTCTGTCGGGGGAGTTGTACGTAATATCGCTGAGAATTTAGGTCGTTTAGGCCAAAATGTAGCGCTCATTACGACAAGAGGAGACGATGCGGAGTGGTTGAAAGTTAAAGAAGCATCTGAGGCGTATATTAACTTAGATTTTACTGAAATTATCGAAGGGAAAAATACAGGTGCATATACTGCGTTAATTAACCGTGAAGGTGAAATGGAATATGGTTTTGCTGATATGAGTATTTATGATGAATTCACACCAGAAGTACTGATTCGCCAGACATATATTTTAAAGCGCGCGAAGTGTATTGTTGCAGATTTAAACGTACCGAAAGTGACGCTTGAATTTTTAACCGCATATGCGGAAAAACACGATATTAAGCTTGTGTTTATTCCTGTATCTGGACCAAAGATGAATCGTCTACCAGATTATTTAGAGCCCGTCGACTGGTTAATTGTAAACCGTGATGAAACAGAAACAGAGTTTAATATGGAAATTAAAACAGATGACGATTTAATAAAAGGTGCGAGACTTTGGAATGCACGTGGAGTGTCGAACGTTGTCGTAACGAACGGATCAAAATCGTTAGCATATTCATCTAATGATTATGAAAAAATTTATCCGATTAAACAATCGACGCGTGTCGTGGACGTGACAGGTGCTGGTGATAGTTTTTCTAGCGCTGTGATTTACGGATGGCTAAATGGGTATAATATTGATGACTGTATAGAATTAGGTATGGTCAACTCTACAAAAACGATTGAAACAGACTATACAGTACGACAAGACTTATCAGAACAACAGTTAAAACTAGATTTGGAGGCTTATAAAAATGAATCAATTAATTGA
- a CDS encoding diaminopimelate dehydrogenase, which yields MSKINVGIVGYGNLGQGVETSLSYNDDFNLVGVFTRRDPKSLNTKAYHVDDILDFKEDIDVLILCGGSKNDIPETREFYSTHFSTVDCYDNHKDLLNHYKILDSITKENENVSIIGTGWDPGVFSVQKLYSESFLPNGESYTFYGPGLSQGHSDAVRQVNGVKYGAQYTLPNDHLVKEIEDGKEVNYTKEAAHIRDVYIVSDNTRTDEDIKEEIINMPDYFKGYETNVYFISEDEFKENHQNLNHGGYVLRRGFTNNNQATYKIELNLDSNPEFTASVAVASARAAYRFLKDKNFGAKSLFDVPPSYLSRRTTEEMIQSLL from the coding sequence ATGAGTAAAATTAATGTTGGTATCGTTGGATACGGGAATTTAGGTCAAGGTGTAGAGACGAGTCTTTCTTATAATGACGATTTTAATTTAGTCGGAGTGTTTACGCGTCGTGATCCAAAGTCTTTAAATACGAAAGCATATCATGTTGACGATATATTAGACTTTAAAGAAGATATCGATGTGCTTATATTATGTGGTGGATCTAAAAATGACATCCCAGAAACAAGAGAATTTTACAGTACTCACTTCTCTACAGTCGATTGCTATGATAACCATAAAGATTTACTCAATCACTATAAAATTTTAGATAGTATCACAAAGGAAAATGAAAACGTCTCAATTATTGGGACAGGTTGGGACCCTGGTGTGTTCTCTGTACAAAAACTATATAGCGAATCATTTTTACCAAATGGTGAATCATATACATTTTATGGTCCTGGTCTATCCCAAGGGCATAGCGATGCAGTAAGACAAGTCAACGGTGTTAAATACGGTGCACAGTATACACTTCCAAATGATCACCTCGTCAAAGAAATCGAAGACGGTAAAGAAGTGAATTATACAAAAGAAGCAGCACATATTCGTGACGTATATATCGTGAGTGACAACACAAGAACTGACGAAGATATAAAAGAAGAGATTATTAACATGCCAGACTACTTTAAAGGCTATGAAACAAACGTCTACTTCATCTCTGAAGATGAATTTAAAGAAAATCATCAAAACTTAAATCATGGTGGATATGTATTAAGACGTGGATTTACGAACAACAATCAAGCAACCTACAAAATAGAATTAAACTTAGACAGTAACCCAGAATTTACAGCATCTGTCGCAGTTGCCTCTGCACGTGCGGCATATAGATTTTTAAAAGATAAAAACTTCGGTGCAAAATCATTATTCGACGTTCCACCAAGCTACTTATCAAGACGCACAACTGAAGAAATGATTCAATCATTACTATAA
- a CDS encoding helix-turn-helix domain-containing protein: protein MKYKKHSFEFKVKVVNEYLNGSGGYRVLGEKYNVDRSLVQKWVRQYNTYGYQGLTKSLSNTQYTSEFKQAVLKYREENQLSYRETAEYFGIKHFTTIANWNRKIQEGGPAALEGKQGRPIKYMSKKENNQKQVSKSEPLNETEREELERLREELRMKELENIILKKLNALPTDPTDKKRK from the coding sequence ATGAAGTATAAAAAGCATAGCTTTGAATTTAAGGTAAAAGTAGTTAATGAATATTTAAATGGATCAGGAGGATATAGAGTTTTAGGTGAAAAGTATAATGTGGATAGATCGCTTGTTCAAAAATGGGTAAGACAATATAACACATATGGCTATCAGGGCCTCACTAAATCTCTTAGTAATACTCAATATACTAGTGAATTTAAGCAGGCTGTTTTAAAATATAGAGAAGAGAATCAATTGTCCTATAGAGAAACAGCGGAATACTTTGGTATCAAGCATTTTACAACAATCGCTAACTGGAATCGCAAGATCCAAGAAGGTGGTCCAGCTGCTCTAGAGGGTAAACAAGGGAGACCAATAAAATATATGTCTAAGAAAGAAAATAACCAAAAACAAGTATCGAAGAGTGAGCCTCTGAATGAAACAGAACGCGAAGAGTTAGAACGTCTAAGAGAAGAACTCAGAATGAAAGAACTGGAAAATATCATTCTAAAAAAGTTAAACGCCTTACCGACAGATCCAACAGACAAAAAACGAAAGTAG
- a CDS encoding aspartate-semialdehyde dehydrogenase — protein MNIGIIGASGTVGRIILQVLEERNFNVDELYLFSSKKSAGETITFNGKDYTLEELEESVFDRDIDVLFFAAGGAVSEKFIPLAKEKGIVAIDNSSVYRMNENVPLIVPEVNRDDLNDETLIANPNCSTIQSVVALKPLQKFGIKRITYTTYQAVSGSGVGGIEDLKNGTTNTYPYNIQQSVLPHIDVFLDNGYTKEEMKMIEETKKILNDDQLKVTATTVRVPIENGHAVNIDIEFEQDFDIKDIYKALEEAEGVVIKDDIENLVYPITEDANGTDDVYVGRIRRDYSTDNGIHMFVTADNIRKGAATNSVQIAEILN, from the coding sequence ATGAATATTGGAATTATTGGTGCAAGTGGTACAGTAGGACGAATAATTTTACAAGTGTTAGAAGAAAGAAATTTTAATGTCGATGAACTTTATCTATTTAGTTCAAAAAAATCCGCAGGAGAAACAATTACTTTTAATGGTAAAGATTATACGTTAGAAGAATTAGAAGAATCAGTATTTGATAGAGACATCGACGTACTATTCTTTGCCGCTGGTGGCGCAGTTTCAGAGAAATTTATCCCCCTTGCAAAAGAAAAAGGTATTGTTGCGATTGATAATAGTAGCGTGTACCGAATGAATGAAAACGTGCCGTTAATCGTCCCCGAAGTGAATAGAGACGATTTAAATGATGAAACTCTCATTGCAAATCCGAACTGCTCAACAATTCAATCAGTCGTTGCGTTAAAGCCGCTTCAAAAATTTGGTATTAAACGCATCACATATACGACGTATCAAGCCGTATCAGGATCTGGTGTCGGTGGTATTGAGGACTTAAAAAACGGTACGACGAATACGTATCCGTATAACATTCAACAAAGTGTTTTACCACACATTGATGTATTTTTAGATAACGGCTATACAAAAGAAGAAATGAAAATGATTGAAGAAACGAAGAAAATTTTAAATGATGATCAATTAAAAGTAACCGCAACAACGGTGCGTGTCCCTATTGAAAATGGTCACGCAGTCAATATCGACATCGAATTTGAACAAGATTTTGATATTAAAGATATTTATAAAGCACTAGAAGAAGCTGAAGGTGTTGTTATTAAAGACGATATTGAAAATTTAGTCTACCCGATTACTGAAGACGCAAATGGTACAGATGACGTATATGTCGGTAGAATCCGTAGAGACTATAGTACAGATAACGGTATTCATATGTTCGTCACCGCAGACAACATCCGTAAAGGTGCAGCGACAAATTCTGTTCAAATTGCAGAAATTTTAAATTAA
- a CDS encoding pseudouridine-5'-phosphate glycosidase has protein sequence MNQLIDLTTEVKEALENNQPVVALESTIISHGMPYPQNVEMAKKTEEIIRENGAVPATIAIMNGRIKVGLTEDDLELLAKEGRNVTKVSRRDLAEVVAMKTLGATTVASTMLCAELAGIKFFVTGGIGGVHRGFEEHMDVSADLDELGKTDVVVISAGAKSILDLPRTLEYLETKGVPVIGYQTDELPAFFTRESGLKLASHFDTTEDIAKVIKAKHDLGLTGGTSVVNPIPEDEALDKDHINGVIQEAVDQMEKDGVGGKEATPYLLKAIVEKTNGKSLEANINLVYNNAKVGAQIAVDYYKL, from the coding sequence ATGAATCAATTAATTGATTTAACAACTGAAGTTAAGGAAGCATTAGAAAATAATCAACCGGTCGTTGCATTAGAATCGACAATCATTTCTCACGGGATGCCATATCCTCAAAACGTTGAAATGGCTAAAAAAACTGAAGAAATTATTAGAGAAAATGGTGCGGTACCAGCAACTATTGCAATTATGAACGGTCGTATTAAAGTTGGACTTACTGAAGATGATCTTGAATTACTCGCAAAAGAAGGGCGTAACGTTACTAAAGTATCTCGCCGAGACTTAGCAGAAGTTGTTGCAATGAAAACACTTGGTGCAACTACAGTTGCATCAACAATGTTATGTGCAGAATTAGCAGGTATCAAATTCTTCGTCACAGGTGGAATCGGTGGTGTACACCGCGGATTTGAAGAGCATATGGATGTGTCAGCAGACTTAGACGAACTCGGAAAAACAGACGTCGTTGTAATTTCTGCAGGTGCGAAATCTATTTTAGACTTACCAAGAACACTAGAATACCTTGAAACAAAAGGTGTACCAGTGATTGGATATCAAACAGATGAACTACCTGCATTCTTTACGAGAGAAAGTGGACTTAAACTTGCGTCACACTTCGATACGACAGAAGATATCGCAAAAGTCATTAAAGCAAAACACGACTTAGGTTTAACAGGTGGTACAAGTGTCGTAAACCCAATTCCTGAAGATGAAGCACTCGATAAAGACCATATCAACGGTGTAATTCAAGAAGCGGTCGATCAAATGGAAAAAGATGGTGTTGGTGGTAAAGAAGCAACACCTTACTTATTAAAAGCAATCGTTGAAAAAACAAACGGAAAAAGCTTAGAAGCAAATATCAACCTTGTATATAACAACGCAAAAGTCGGTGCACAAATCGCGGTGGATTACTACAAACTGTAA
- the lysA gene encoding diaminopimelate decarboxylase, producing the protein MRLFGTSEVIDNELVIGGVATSTLKEKYGTPLYVFDETGIDEKINTFKNHFKSRFFNTNIIYAGKAFLCSYLVKQLKSHQLSLDVVSGGELFVAKHSGFDTENIYFHGNAKTYEELEFAVRENVGTIVLDNLSEATILNNILSKSNKTQRVLLRVNPTIETDTHKYIQTSNDDSKFGMTFQEALQFLEELNHLSHLDFKGFHCHIGSQIFDSKSYFTEAKRMIEFYSDVQKEFNLKLDELNLGGGFGVYYTKGDQPLQLENFLNEYIDVLENYIREYDIDVETISIEPGRSLINDFGTTLYNVSHIKPSSHFDFLLIDGGMNDNLRPSLYEAKYTAAIANNMNANKTTDYRIAGKLCESGDVLIENIKLPKANINDTLAVPSTGAYTESMASNYNKIPRGAVVFVKDGDTHLAVERETYEDLIRNEVF; encoded by the coding sequence ATGAGATTATTTGGTACTTCAGAAGTGATTGATAACGAATTAGTAATTGGTGGTGTAGCAACTTCTACTCTAAAAGAAAAGTATGGTACCCCACTTTACGTGTTTGATGAAACAGGAATCGATGAAAAAATTAATACATTTAAAAATCATTTTAAATCAAGATTCTTTAACACAAATATTATATACGCTGGAAAAGCTTTCCTATGCAGTTATTTAGTAAAGCAATTAAAATCTCATCAACTGTCACTTGACGTTGTGAGTGGTGGCGAACTCTTCGTTGCGAAGCATTCAGGATTTGATACTGAAAATATTTACTTTCATGGTAATGCAAAAACTTATGAAGAACTCGAATTCGCAGTAAGAGAAAATGTCGGTACGATTGTTTTAGACAATTTAAGTGAAGCAACTATATTAAACAATATTTTAAGTAAATCAAATAAAACACAACGTGTCTTGTTAAGAGTCAACCCAACGATTGAAACAGACACTCATAAATATATTCAAACGTCTAACGACGATTCTAAATTTGGAATGACATTTCAAGAGGCTTTACAGTTTTTAGAAGAACTTAATCATTTAAGTCATTTAGATTTTAAAGGGTTTCATTGTCATATCGGATCACAAATTTTTGACTCTAAGTCTTATTTTACTGAAGCAAAACGTATGATTGAATTTTATAGCGACGTTCAAAAAGAGTTCAATTTAAAACTTGATGAATTAAACTTAGGTGGCGGATTTGGTGTTTACTACACTAAAGGTGATCAGCCGCTTCAACTCGAAAATTTTTTAAATGAATATATAGATGTACTCGAAAATTATATCCGTGAATATGATATTGATGTTGAAACGATCTCTATTGAACCTGGTCGATCATTAATTAATGATTTTGGAACTACCTTATATAACGTCTCTCATATTAAGCCGTCAAGTCACTTTGACTTTTTACTGATCGACGGTGGTATGAACGACAACTTACGTCCTTCTTTATACGAAGCAAAATACACTGCGGCAATTGCTAATAATATGAATGCTAATAAAACAACCGATTACCGAATTGCCGGTAAGTTATGTGAAAGTGGCGACGTCTTAATAGAAAATATTAAGTTACCAAAAGCTAACATTAACGATACGTTAGCAGTACCATCAACTGGTGCGTATACAGAGTCGATGGCGTCAAACTACAACAAAATCCCGCGAGGCGCAGTCGTATTTGTTAAAGATGGTGACACGCACCTTGCGGTAGAAAGAGAAACTTACGAAGATTTAATAAGAAATGAGGTCTTTTAA